The following are encoded in a window of Mycolicibacterium tusciae JS617 genomic DNA:
- a CDS encoding ester cyclase — protein sequence MSFEADEVRGLVKCLYGAIDRQDWSTLEAVVSQRVVIDVGGGAPVGWDEWLGRLQEFFTAFPDGRHELDEVLVDGSHGVSRCRFVGTHTGEFRGIAPTGAAVSISGIHIDRFQGDMLVTHRGQLDMHRLYQQLKGESAV from the coding sequence ATGAGCTTTGAAGCCGACGAGGTCCGCGGCCTCGTGAAGTGCCTGTACGGAGCCATCGACCGACAGGACTGGTCGACGCTCGAGGCGGTGGTGTCACAACGGGTGGTGATCGACGTGGGCGGTGGTGCTCCGGTTGGATGGGATGAGTGGCTCGGCCGCCTGCAGGAGTTCTTCACGGCCTTTCCCGACGGTCGCCATGAACTCGACGAGGTTCTCGTCGACGGGTCGCACGGTGTGTCCCGCTGCCGGTTCGTCGGCACGCATACCGGCGAGTTCCGTGGCATCGCGCCGACCGGCGCCGCGGTGTCGATATCCGGGATTCACATCGACCGCTTCCAGGGGGACATGCTGGTGACCCACCGCGGCCAACTCGACATGCACCGGCTATACCAACAGCTGAAGGGGGAGTCGGCGGTCTAG